One genomic window of bacterium includes the following:
- a CDS encoding T9SS type A sorting domain-containing protein: protein MRQNYPNPFNPSTEISFTLPSRTDVRLTVYNLLGQQVTRLVDEMMSAGNIG from the coding sequence CTGAGACAGAATTATCCAAATCCGTTTAATCCCTCGACTGAGATATCGTTCACATTACCGAGTCGAACCGATGTTCGCCTGACAGTTTACAATCTGCTTGGTCAGCAGGTGACGCGACTGGTTGATGAGATGATGTCAGCGGGGAACATCGGGTGA